In Corylus avellana chromosome ca2, CavTom2PMs-1.0, the following proteins share a genomic window:
- the LOC132168860 gene encoding probable polygalacturonase isoform X1, translated as MKRDFILVGVLLVVAVFSDAPWGARGSAHCKLTNSGELRPHSVSITEFGAVGDGVTLNTKAFQNAIFYLNSFADKGGAKLFVPAGRWLTGSFDLISHLTLWLDKDAVILGSTNSDDWPVNEPLPSYGRGRELPGGRHRSLIYGRNLTDVIITGDNGTIDGQGDIWWKWFRTGNLNNTRPHLVELMNSTGVVISNLTFLNSPFWTIHPVYCSFYEIGGELRLVFWMNSHVTVQNVTILAPHDSPNTDGIDPDSSHTVCIEDCYISTGDDLIAIKSGWDEYGIAYARPSTNIIIRRIIGETQSAGIAIGSEMSGGVSEVHAENLRFVNSSVGIVIKTSSGRGGYVRDIYISNVTLANVDIAIRFIGHYGEHPDEFYDPKALPTIERITVENIVGENIKYAGFLEGIEGDTFLNICLSNITLNVTSESPWNCSYIQGYSDLVNPETCESLGEKLSPQNYSDCYHLSNHLRSSINQKKGAWFLSW; from the exons ATGAAGAGAGATTTTATT CTGGTGGGTGTGCTTCTGGTAGTTGCCGTGTTCAGTGATGCTCCATGGGGTGCCAGAGGCAGCGCACATTGCAAACTGACAAACTCTGGGGAACTTCGACCTCACAGTGTCTCGATTACCGAATTTGGCGCGGTTGGAGATGGGGTCACTCTCAACACAAAAGCGTTTCAGAATGCCATCTTCTATCTCAATTCATTTGCTGACAAGGGTGGGGCCAAACTTTTTGTCCCAGCAGGCCGGTGGTTGACAGGAAGCTTCGATCTCATAAGTCATCTTACTCTGTGGTTAGATAAGGATGCAGTAATTCTTGGATCAACA AACTCTGATGATTGGCCGGTCAATGAACCTCTACCATCATATGGCCGAGGAAGGGAGTTGCCAGGTGGAAGGCATCGAAGCCTCATTTATGGACGCAATTTGACTGATGTTATCATAACAG GTGATAATGGAACCATTGATGGCCAAGGTGACATCTGGTGGAAGTGGTTTAGGACTGGAAACCTGAACAATACACGGCCCCATTTGGTTGAGTTGATGAACTCAACTGGGGTTGTCATCTCAAACCTAACCTTCTTGAATTCACCATTTTGGACCATTCATCCTGTATATTGCAG CTTTTATGAAATAGGGGGAGAGTTGAGACTTGTTTTCTGGATGAACAGCCATGTTACTGTCCAGAATGTCACAATCCTTGCTCCTCATGATTCACCAAACACAGATGGGATAGATCCAG ACTCCTCTCATACTGTTTGCATTGAAGACTGTTATATTAGCACTGGAGATGACCTGATTGCCATCAAAAGTGGGTGGGATGAGTATGGCATTGCATATGCTCGTCCAAGTACAAACATTATCATTCGCAGGATAATTGGAGAGACTCAAAGTGCAGGGATTGCAATTGGCAGTGAGATGTCTGGAGGTGTATCAGAGGTTCATGCAGAAAACCTTCGATTCGTCAATTCAAGCGTGGGTATCGTAATAAAGACATCTTCTGGAAGGGGTGGTTATGTAAGAGATATCTACATATCAAATGTGACTCTGGCCAATGTAGATATAGCTATAAGATTCATCGGTCACTATGGGGAGCACCCAGATGAGTTTTATGACCCAAAGGCTCTCCCTACAATAGAAAGGATAACTGTCGAAAATATTGTAGGGGAGAATATTAAATATGCAGGCTTCCTTGAGGGTATAGAAGGGGACACGTTTCTCAATATTTGCCTATCCAACATTACCCTTAATGTAACTTCAGAATCTCCATGGAACTGTTCTTATATTCAAGGGTATTCTGACTTAGTAAACCCAGAAACTTGTGAGTCACTCGGAGAGAAACTCTCTCCTCAGAATTACTCAGATTGTTACCATCTATCAAATCACTTGCGGAGTTCAATTAATCAGAAGAAAGGTGCTTGGTTTCTGTCTTGGTAA
- the LOC132168858 gene encoding protein S-acyltransferase 18 codes for MMMMTRRHGWQRPLHSLQIVGMAVYCFLVVAFYAFLGLFLGNRTAEITVTTLFSFAALSVMFLFIRCTAIDPTDKTSFRKKKRAKSKSGLVKLKYGFIMGQIVVRFLRRVERKILRTFIRRQYLDPWKTSAQMDPLLPFPFVIKDDAIAPHLKEDDISFCSLCDFEVKKHSKHCRTCNRCVEGFDHHCRWLNNCVGKRNYTTFILLMIFVLLMLIIEGGTALAIFIRCFADKKGIEKELLRKLYIHFPREVLATISVLLFLTTAYGSAALGQLFFFHVVLIRKGMRTYDYILAMKEENQSMELDPFDDSDISSDESTDFDSPEKPSFVSRFVCKGRRGNQNPPRLSIRIDRDPEPSTSSKKQGFRVSIDPWKLVKLSREKALIAAEKARERLMKQKPTAEHDSLKPLPLETKSGPLMNTDRNLSNAGTGSTPLILKGRHPASPGSFSSPRRRFSGSPTMFSGIVASPKQKYRGNFDLKLTEVSRELENYISRQVLCSVIKKDGSEASPR; via the exons atgatgatgatgacgagaCGCCATGGCTGGCAACGCCCTCTCCATTCTCTACAG ATAGTGGGAATGGCAGTTTACTGTTTTCTGGTTGTAGCCTTCTACGCTTTCCTGGGTCTTTTCCTAGGAAACAGAACAGCCGAGATCACGGTCACCACGCTATTTTCCTTTGCG GCCCTCTCTGTCATGTTTCTGTTTATAAGGTGTACGGCCATCGACCCAACTGACAAAACCAGCtttaggaagaagaaaagagccAAATCTAAGAGTGGATTGGTGAAGCTGAAATATGGGTTTATAATGGGTCAGATAGTTGTGAGGTTTTTAAGGAGGGTAGAAAGGAAGATCCTTAGGACTTTTATAAGGAGGCAGTATTTGGATCCATGGAAGACCAGTGCTCAAATGGACCCCTTGCTTCCATTTCCCTTTGTCATCAAGGATGATGCTATAGCACCCCATCTGAAAGAGGATGACATCTCATTCTGCTCACTATGCGATTTTGAG GTAAAAAAGCACAGCAAGCATTGCAGGACCTGCAACCGGTGTGTTGAAGGGTTTGATCACCATTGCAGG tggcTAAACAACTGTGTTGGGAAAAGGAATTACACAACCTTCATTCTTCTAATGATCTTCGTCTTGTTGATG CTAATCATAGAAGGAGGAACTGCCCTTGCTATATTCATCAGGTGCTTTGCAGATAAAAAGGGAATTGAGAAGGAGTTGTTGAGGAAGCTCTATATTCATTTCCCTAGAGAGGTTCTTGCCACAATATCG GTACTTCTGTTTCTAACGACAGCATATGGTTCAGCAGCACTAGgacaacttttcttctttcatgtGGTTCTCATTCGGAAG GGAATGAGAACTTACGACTACATCTTGGCAATGAAAGAGGAGAACCAATCTATGGAACTAGATCCTTTTGATGATTCTGATATATCATCTGATGAAAGCACTGATTTTGATTCACCTGAAAAACCATCATTTGTGTCACGGTTTGTATGCAAAGGACGCAGGGGAAATCAG AACCCGCCAAGGTTGTCCATAAGGATTGATAGAGATCCCGAGCCATCTACATCTTCCAAGAAACAAGGCTTCCGCGTAAGCATTGACCCATGGAAACTGGTAAAGTTGAGCAGAGAAAAAGCTCTAATAGCAGCTGAGAAGGCCAGAGAAAGGCTCATGAAACAGAAGCCAACGGCGGAACATGATTCATTAAAGCCACTACCTCTGGAGACTAAATCCGGACCACTGATGAACACAGACAGAAATTTGTCCAATGCAGGAACTGGCTCCACACCTCTAATTTTAAAAGGAAGGCATCCAGCCTCACCCGGGAGTTTTTCAAGCCCAAGAAGGCGATTTTCTGGATCTCCAACCATGTTCTCTGGCATTGTGGCATCACCAAAGCAAAAGTACAGAGGCAATTTCGACTTGAAGTTAACAGAGGTGTCCAGGGAACTTGAAAACTACATTTCAAGGCAGGTTTTGTGTTCTGTTATCAAGAAGGATGGAAGTGAAGCATCTCCTAGATAG
- the LOC132168860 gene encoding probable polygalacturonase isoform X2: MKRDFILVGVLLVVAVFSDAPWGARGSAHCKLTNSGELRPHSVSITEFGAVGDGVTLNTKAFQNAIFYLNSFADKGGAKLFVPAGRWLTGSFDLISHLTLWLDKDAVILGSTNSDDWPVNEPLPSYGRGRELPGGRHRSLIYGRNLTDVIITGDNGTIDGQGDIWWKWFRTGNLNNTRPHLVELMNSTGVVISNLTFLNSPFWTIHPVYCSHVTVQNVTILAPHDSPNTDGIDPDSSHTVCIEDCYISTGDDLIAIKSGWDEYGIAYARPSTNIIIRRIIGETQSAGIAIGSEMSGGVSEVHAENLRFVNSSVGIVIKTSSGRGGYVRDIYISNVTLANVDIAIRFIGHYGEHPDEFYDPKALPTIERITVENIVGENIKYAGFLEGIEGDTFLNICLSNITLNVTSESPWNCSYIQGYSDLVNPETCESLGEKLSPQNYSDCYHLSNHLRSSINQKKGAWFLSW; the protein is encoded by the exons ATGAAGAGAGATTTTATT CTGGTGGGTGTGCTTCTGGTAGTTGCCGTGTTCAGTGATGCTCCATGGGGTGCCAGAGGCAGCGCACATTGCAAACTGACAAACTCTGGGGAACTTCGACCTCACAGTGTCTCGATTACCGAATTTGGCGCGGTTGGAGATGGGGTCACTCTCAACACAAAAGCGTTTCAGAATGCCATCTTCTATCTCAATTCATTTGCTGACAAGGGTGGGGCCAAACTTTTTGTCCCAGCAGGCCGGTGGTTGACAGGAAGCTTCGATCTCATAAGTCATCTTACTCTGTGGTTAGATAAGGATGCAGTAATTCTTGGATCAACA AACTCTGATGATTGGCCGGTCAATGAACCTCTACCATCATATGGCCGAGGAAGGGAGTTGCCAGGTGGAAGGCATCGAAGCCTCATTTATGGACGCAATTTGACTGATGTTATCATAACAG GTGATAATGGAACCATTGATGGCCAAGGTGACATCTGGTGGAAGTGGTTTAGGACTGGAAACCTGAACAATACACGGCCCCATTTGGTTGAGTTGATGAACTCAACTGGGGTTGTCATCTCAAACCTAACCTTCTTGAATTCACCATTTTGGACCATTCATCCTGTATATTGCAG CCATGTTACTGTCCAGAATGTCACAATCCTTGCTCCTCATGATTCACCAAACACAGATGGGATAGATCCAG ACTCCTCTCATACTGTTTGCATTGAAGACTGTTATATTAGCACTGGAGATGACCTGATTGCCATCAAAAGTGGGTGGGATGAGTATGGCATTGCATATGCTCGTCCAAGTACAAACATTATCATTCGCAGGATAATTGGAGAGACTCAAAGTGCAGGGATTGCAATTGGCAGTGAGATGTCTGGAGGTGTATCAGAGGTTCATGCAGAAAACCTTCGATTCGTCAATTCAAGCGTGGGTATCGTAATAAAGACATCTTCTGGAAGGGGTGGTTATGTAAGAGATATCTACATATCAAATGTGACTCTGGCCAATGTAGATATAGCTATAAGATTCATCGGTCACTATGGGGAGCACCCAGATGAGTTTTATGACCCAAAGGCTCTCCCTACAATAGAAAGGATAACTGTCGAAAATATTGTAGGGGAGAATATTAAATATGCAGGCTTCCTTGAGGGTATAGAAGGGGACACGTTTCTCAATATTTGCCTATCCAACATTACCCTTAATGTAACTTCAGAATCTCCATGGAACTGTTCTTATATTCAAGGGTATTCTGACTTAGTAAACCCAGAAACTTGTGAGTCACTCGGAGAGAAACTCTCTCCTCAGAATTACTCAGATTGTTACCATCTATCAAATCACTTGCGGAGTTCAATTAATCAGAAGAAAGGTGCTTGGTTTCTGTCTTGGTAA